GTGCGAGCGGATCGCATCGGCTCATCATGCTGACGCGGTGGCCCGTGGCCACGGGCAGTCGAGCGGTCTCAGAGCAACTTCACCCCTTCGTGTCGGACGCCTCGCCGCGCCGAGCGTGGGCCGAGAGGTCCACAGTGGACGGGAACGTGGTCGGTGGAGCGGTCAGCGCAGGGACTTCATGATCCTGTCAACGGCCGCGCCCAGCTCGGCGTACTTCTCGGTGTACAGCACCGGGAAGACGCCGGGTGGGTCGGCGGGCCGGTGGGTGTCGACGTAGTCGGTGCCCAGGTTGCAGAACGCGACCACGATGTAGTTGCGATTTCCCTTTCCGCGCAACGACTTCACGATCCCCGCGTCACTGCCGGTGGTGTCGACCCAGCCGGTCTTGTGGCTGAACGCCACCTCGGCGACGGCGTCGCAGGGGCGGACGTCGCGGTCGTACACGGCGTCGCCGACCTTGACGGTGCCGTCGGGCTGGATCCAGCGCGGTGGCGTCTTCTGCGGGATGCCCTGGACCGGGTACTCGCGCCCGCACCAGTTCGTGGTGGACAGCATCTCGTTGTGCCCCTGGTCGCCCAGCGACCGGAGGAACCGGTCGCGGGCCGACGGGCTCAGCTCGGCGCGGGTGACCCGCCGGCCCGCGTCGGTCGTCCACAACGTCCCGGGGCCGCCGTTGACCAGCAGGAGCAGCTTGGCCGTGTCGAGGCCGCTCATGTTCGACCCGATCCACCGGCCGCCGTTCTCCGGGTTGGTGCCGGTCACCATCAGCGTCGGCATGCCCAGCTCCACGAACACCCGGTTGACCTCGTCCCACGCGCCGAGGTCGTGGATCATCTTGATCAACGCGCAGGTGGACTCGTTCCGCGACTTGGTGATCATCTCGTCGAAGTGCCACCGGACCACCTCGGCGGACGGTCCGCCGCACACCGGGTGCGGCGTCACCGGCCGGTAGTCGTAGACCGCGTCGAGGTCCACCCGGCCCCGGTCGGCCAGCCGCAGCACGCCGAAGCCCACCATCAGCTTCAGCACCGACGCCGGGTACGGCGACGAGAAGTCGATCGGCGCGCCCTCCCGGCCGGCGAGCACGTCCCGGGTGCCCCGACCGCCGTTGGCGTCCCACTCCGCGTCGTCCCACCAGCGGTAGCGCACCTGGTCGGTGGCCAGCTCCCGCTCATCGACCGGCACCACGACGCCGTTCGGGTGCTGCGGGCTGAGCAGCACGTCGGCCATCGCGGCCGGGCGGCCGAAGCGGTCCAGCTCGATCACCGCGAGGTCCAGGTTCGGCGTCTGGTGCAGCGGCCGGGCGGCGGCGCCGAGCCGGACCGGGCTGTCGAGGGGCACGGCGTCGTACTTCTCCGGCGCGCCCGCTCGCGACGCCGACCCGGCCTGGTCCGGCGGGGTCAGGTCGAGGACGTCCTTGAAGTCCTGCGCCACCACGGCCTGCCGCAGCGACTCGGCCAGCCGAGCGCTCACGTCACCCCCCGCAACTGCGGTCGGCACCGTTGCCGCTGCGCTGAGCAGCACCGTTGCCGCCGTCAGCGCGGTAGCCCCGAACAGCTTGCGTCGAACCGACATCGCACTCCCCCAAGTGTGAAACCTGCCTGCACGTCCGACCGTAGTGCATTCGTGGCCGTTGCGTGACCTAATTGACACGAAAGAGGTCTAGCTGAACGTGGTCAGGAACTGGTCGCGGAAGGCGTCCATCGGGCGCACCGGCGCCTGCGGACCCGGCTTGAGGCCGTCGGTCCAGCCCCAACCGGCGGTGCGGGCGAGCACGGCGGGGTCGCGGGCGACGAGGGTGATCGGCACGTCCCGCCCCGCGTCCGGACCGGTGACGAACGGCGCGGGCTGGTGGTCGCCGAGGAACACCAGCACGAGGTCGTCACCGCCGTAGGTCTCGACGTACGACACCAGGGTGTCCACCGAGTACACGACGGTCCGCGCGTAATCACCGCGCACCAACGCCGGATCGCGGCCGAACATGTCCTCCGCAGGCGCCTCGCCCGACGTCATCGAGTGGTAGACCGAGCCGTCGCCGAGCCCGTCCCAGCCGACCGCGACCGGCGCGGGCGACCACGGCGCGTGGCTGGACAGCAGCGGGATCGCCGCCATCACCGGAGCGTGCCCGGCGGCGCGCTCGAACTGCTGGAACCGGGACAGCGTGAACTCGTCGGGCGTGGTCGCGTAGCCGAAGCGCGGACCCCGGTAGCCGAGGTCGTCGAACGCGTAGATCCGGTCGTAGTCGAAGAACTCGCCCTCCGGCCACGCCTTCGTGATGCCCGGCATGACGCCGACCGACCGCCAGCCCGCCCGCCGGAACGCGCCGCCGAGCGTCAGCCGGTCGCCGGCGACGAGCGTGCGGTAGCGCTGCTGGTTGTCCACCCACAGCCCGGACAGCAGCGTGGCCTGGGCGAGCCAGCTCCCGCCGCCCGCGGTCGGCGAGGTGAGGAACGCGCTGCGCGCCGAGTACCCGACCGCGGCCAACCGCCGGGTGCCCGAGTCGAGCGCCGCGCCGACCTCCGCCGCCATGTCCGGGTGCTCCACCGCCGAACGCCCGTAGCTCTCCACGAACGCCACCACGACGTCCTTGCCCCGCAACGCGGTGAGCATCCCGTCACCCGCCGCGCCGTCGAACGCGTCCACCGCCGCCTCGGCCGCGAACCGCTCCCGGTCGCGCAGTCCCTCCCCCACCTGGCGCACGCGGTCGGCGACGAACGCCGCCGTGCTGTGCGACGCGATCGGCACGCCCGGCGCGAGGTGCAGACCGGGCGCGGCGACCGTGATCCAGACGACCGCCAGCACCGCGACCACGCGCGTCACCACGAGCCGGTGCCGCACCGCCACCCCGCTCAACCGCAACGCCGACCGCGCCATCAGGAACACCACCGCGACCGCGAGCAGCACGGCCAGCACCACTGCCGCGACCGCCGCGAACCGTCCCGCCGTCACGTCCACGTAGTCCACCGCGGGCATCAGCAACGGCCAGTCGAGCACCAGGTCGAACGGCCGGTACAGCACCGCGTCGAAGCCCATGTCCACGGCCTTCAGCACCAGCAGCAACCCCAGCGCCGCCCCACCGACCACCGCCGCCACCCGCCGCGCCCGGTCCGGCAGCACGAGCACCAGCACCAGGCCGAGCAGCGCCTCCGCCGGCACGCGCAGGAACGCGGCCGGCGTCACCTGGTCGGCATCGCTCGGCACGACCAGGGCGAACAGCACGAGCAGCGCCGCCAGGACGGTGACCACGACCCGGCGACCGCGGTGCTCCACGACGTTCCCCCTTCTGCTGCTGAGTAGAACGCGCGCGAACCCCTGGGCGGTTCACCCGTCGGTACGGTGGTCGCGTGACTCGTCCGTACGTCCTGCTCAGCGTCGCGGTCAGCGTGGACGGCTACATAGACGACTGCGGCGCGGCCCGGTTCCCCCTGTCCAACGCCGAGGACTTCGACCACGTCGACCGGGTCCGCGCGGAGTCCGGTGCGATCATGGTCGGCGCGGCGACGATCCGCAGGGACAACCCGCGCCTGCTGGTCAACAGCGCCGAGCGGCGGGCGGCGCGGGTCGCCGCCGGACGTCCCGAGTACCCGGTGAAGGTCACCGTGACCGGCAGCGGCGACCTGGACCCGGCGCGGGACTTCTGGCACTGCGGCGGCGACAAGCTCGTCTACACCGCGGCCACCGGCGCCGGTCGGGCCCGCGCGGCGGTCGGCGACCTGGCGGAGGTCGTGCCCCTCGGCGCGACCGTCGACTTCGGAGCGCTGCTGGACGACCTCGGCGCGCGCGGCGTCGACCGGCTCATGGTGGAGGGCGGCGCGTCGGTGCACACCGCGTTCCTGTCCGCCGGGCTGGCCGACGAGATCCGGATGGCCGTCGCGCCGATGCTGATCGGCCAGGCCGCCGCGCCGCGGTTCGTCAACCCGGCGCGGTTCCCCGGCGGACCGGCGCGGCGCTTCCACCTGGAGGACGTGACCAGGCTCGGCGACGTCGCCGTGCTGCGCTACTTCCCCAGGAGCTGACGGGCGGTGTCGCGGCGGAACCACGCCACGACGGCCGCCAGGGCCAGCAGGACGGCGGGCAGCACCGCGCCGTCCGGGTCGTTCAGGAGGACCAGCTCGGTGGCGACCGCGCCGGCCATGACACCGACCAGCCCCAGCGCGGCGAGCCCGCACAACCGGGGCACGAGCAGGCCGAGCGCTCCCGCCAGCTCCAGCACACCCGTGACGTACCGCAGCCACTGCCCGAACCCGATCTTGTCGAACTTGCCGACGAAGTCGTCGCCCAGCAGCGAGATCCCGCTGTAGACGAAGTACGCGGCCAGCAGCACCTGCAACGCCCACAGGGCGAGGTTGCCGGTGTTGCGGACCGAGGTCACCCGGGCCGTGTCAGACATTCTCGACTCCTTCCACCGAAATCGCGGCACCGCGCCACAAGCGCACGATGTCACGGCCGAACGACCAGACGAGCGAGGCCAGCGCCAAGCCGACGACGACCTCGGAGTGCGGCACGAGCCCCGACGCGGCGACGACGAGCGCGATGCCCTGCACGGCCGCCACCACCTTGCGCGCGTAACTCGGCGGCAGCGCACCACGCAGCCGGGGCAGGCCCCAGGACGCCGCGACAAACGCGTACCGCAGCGCGCCCATCACCAGCACCCACGGCCCGAACGCCAGCGCGACGTGCACGCTGAGCACCAGGATCAGGAACGCGTCGACCTCCATGTCGAACCGCGCGCCCAGCGGTGACGCGGTGCCGGTGCGGCGGGCGACCCGGCCGTCCACGAAGTCCAGGGCCAGCGCGACGGCCGCCAGCACGACGATGAGCGCCGTCGTCCGACCGCCGTCGGCCACCAGCGCCGTGACACCACCGACCAGCAGGCCCCTGGCCAGCGTGACGCGGTCGGCGGGTCCCAGCACGTGCCGCGACCGCTGCACCGCGCCGCTGAGCAGCGCCTGGTTGGCGACCGCGAAGGCGGCGCCCGCCAGCCAGCCGAGCGCGCCCAGGCCGACGGTGCTCTCCAACACCCCGAGCAGCACCACCTGGCCGCCGGCCCACGCGGCGGGCTCCGCGCGGGACCGCCACTGCGCCGCGGACGGTGTCGAGCTGTGCTGGAGTGTGGTCATCGTGCCCCTCGTGCCGAATCGGAGGTTTGACAAGTGACACGCACCGCGAGGGCCCTTTGGTTCACCTCAGCCGGGAGAAGTGCGATCCGACCCGTCGAGCTGCCCGAGCCCGGACCCGGTGACGTGCTGGTCCGGACCCTGTTCTCGGGCATCAGCCGCGGCACGGAGAGCCTGGTCCTGCGCGGTGGTGTGCCGGAGAGCCAGCACGACCTGATGCGGGCGCCGTTCCAGGAGGGCGACTTCCCGTGGCCGGTCAAGTACGGCTACCTGAACGTCGGCGTGGTGGAGCGCGGTCCGCTGCTCGGCCGCGCGGTGTTCTGCCTCTATCCACACCAGACGCACTACGTGGTCCCGGCCGACGCCGTGACGCCCGTGCCCGACTCGGTGCCCGCGGCCCGGGCCGTGCTCGCCGGGACGGTGGAGACGGCGGTCAACGCCCTGTGGGACGCCAAGCCGATGGTCGGCGACCGGATCGCGGTCATCGGCGGCGGGATGGTCGGGTGCGCCGTGGCCGCCCTGCTGGCCCGGTTCCCCGGCGTGCGGCTGCAACTGGTCGACGCCGACCCGGAACGCGCGTCGGTGGCCGCCGCGCTCGGCGTCGACTTCGCGCTGCCGGACGACGCCGTGGGCGGCTGCGACCTCGTGGTGCACGCGAGCGCGAGCGAGGCGGGGCTGGCCGGGTCGCTGGCGCTGCTCGCGCCGGAGGGGCAGGTGCTGGAGCTGAGCTGGTACGGCGACCGGCGGGTCTCGGTGCCGCTGGGCGAGTTCTTCCACTCCCGCCGGCTGCGGGTGCGCGGCAGCCAGGTGGGCGTGGTCGCGCGGCCGGACCGCACCTACTCCGAGCGGATGGCGCTGGCGCTGGACCTGCTCGCCGACCCCGTGTTCGACGCGCTGATCACCGGGGAGAGCCGGTTCGACGACCTGCCGTCGGTGCTGGCGGGGCAGCTGCCGCCGCTGTGCCACCGCGTTGACTACGGTGCCGGGCATGTACCTGCCTGACACCACCGAAGACGTGCGCGAGCGCGCGGCGACCGTGGCGGTGCTGCCGGTCGGCAGCCACGAGCAGCACGGCCCGCACCTGCCGCTGGCCACCGACACGGTCGTCGCCTGCACGATCGCCGGGGCGATCGCCCGCGCCCACCCGGTGCAGCTGCTGCCGCCGATCGCGATCTCGTGCTCGCACGAGCACGCGGCCTGGCCGGGCACGGTCAGCATCTCGGCGCGGACGCTGCACTCGGTGGTGCTGGACGTCGCCGACTCGCTGCGCCGGTCCGGCGTGCCGAACCTGGTGCTGGTCAGCGGGCACGGCGGCAACTACGTGCTGTCGAACGTGGTGCAGGAGTCGGAGGGGATGGCGTTGTTCCCCGGCAGCGGCGACTGGGCCGCCGCGCGGACCGCCGCCGGGCTGGGGACGACGTCCCGCGGCGACATGCACGCGGGCGAGCTGGAGACGTCGATCCTCCTGCACGCCCACCCCGAGCTGGTGCGGGACGGCTACGAGACCGGCGACCACCTGGCCGACGACCGGCCGCACCTGCTCACGCTCGGGCTCGCGCCGTACACGTCGACGGGGGTGGTCGGGCGGCCGTCGCTGGCGTCAGCCGACAAGGGCCGGGACGTGATCGCGGCGCTGGTCGAGGCGTTCGGGCCGTACCTGGCGGTGCTGCGGTCGTAGCGCGAGGACGCCGGGCAGGCTGCTGATCAGCGCCAGCACGCCGTAGACGACGCCGGTGGTGAGCCCTTGGGCGGCGCCGAGCCCGGCCGCGCCGAACGCCACCGCCAGGAAAGCCTCCCGCGGCCCGAAGCCGCCGACGTTCAGCGGGACGGCCATCACCAGCAGCGCGAGGAGCAGCAGCGGGACGAGCCGGGCGGTCGGCGCGGTCACGCCGGCGGCCCTCGCGGCGACCAGGAACAGGGCGACGTGCCCGGCCAGCGCCACCACCGACAGCAGCACCACCCTCGGCAGGACCCGGTGGTGCAGCAGGCCGGCGCGGGCGTCGGCCCACGTCGTCCGCAGGACCCGGCGGACCCTCGGCGAGAGGCAGGCGACCGGGAGCGCCAAGGCGACGAGCAGCACCGGCGACCCGGGGACGTCGAGCGGCACGGGCTGGGTGAGCAGCACCGC
This genomic window from Saccharothrix sp. HUAS TT1 contains:
- a CDS encoding sulfatase is translated as MEHRGRRVVVTVLAALLVLFALVVPSDADQVTPAAFLRVPAEALLGLVLVLVLPDRARRVAAVVGGAALGLLLVLKAVDMGFDAVLYRPFDLVLDWPLLMPAVDYVDVTAGRFAAVAAVVLAVLLAVAVVFLMARSALRLSGVAVRHRLVVTRVVAVLAVVWITVAAPGLHLAPGVPIASHSTAAFVADRVRQVGEGLRDRERFAAEAAVDAFDGAAGDGMLTALRGKDVVVAFVESYGRSAVEHPDMAAEVGAALDSGTRRLAAVGYSARSAFLTSPTAGGGSWLAQATLLSGLWVDNQQRYRTLVAGDRLTLGGAFRRAGWRSVGVMPGITKAWPEGEFFDYDRIYAFDDLGYRGPRFGYATTPDEFTLSRFQQFERAAGHAPVMAAIPLLSSHAPWSPAPVAVGWDGLGDGSVYHSMTSGEAPAEDMFGRDPALVRGDYARTVVYSVDTLVSYVETYGGDDLVLVFLGDHQPAPFVTGPDAGRDVPITLVARDPAVLARTAGWGWTDGLKPGPQAPVRPMDAFRDQFLTTFS
- a CDS encoding DoxX family protein, whose protein sequence is MSDTARVTSVRNTGNLALWALQVLLAAYFVYSGISLLGDDFVGKFDKIGFGQWLRYVTGVLELAGALGLLVPRLCGLAALGLVGVMAGAVATELVLLNDPDGAVLPAVLLALAAVVAWFRRDTARQLLGK
- a CDS encoding CDP-alcohol phosphatidyltransferase family protein, producing MTTLQHSSTPSAAQWRSRAEPAAWAGGQVVLLGVLESTVGLGALGWLAGAAFAVANQALLSGAVQRSRHVLGPADRVTLARGLLVGGVTALVADGGRTTALIVVLAAVALALDFVDGRVARRTGTASPLGARFDMEVDAFLILVLSVHVALAFGPWVLVMGALRYAFVAASWGLPRLRGALPPSYARKVVAAVQGIALVVAASGLVPHSEVVVGLALASLVWSFGRDIVRLWRGAAISVEGVENV
- a CDS encoding creatininase family protein, which encodes MYLPDTTEDVRERAATVAVLPVGSHEQHGPHLPLATDTVVACTIAGAIARAHPVQLLPPIAISCSHEHAAWPGTVSISARTLHSVVLDVADSLRRSGVPNLVLVSGHGGNYVLSNVVQESEGMALFPGSGDWAAARTAAGLGTTSRGDMHAGELETSILLHAHPELVRDGYETGDHLADDRPHLLTLGLAPYTSTGVVGRPSLASADKGRDVIAALVEAFGPYLAVLRS
- a CDS encoding serine hydrolase; this translates as MSARLAESLRQAVVAQDFKDVLDLTPPDQAGSASRAGAPEKYDAVPLDSPVRLGAAARPLHQTPNLDLAVIELDRFGRPAAMADVLLSPQHPNGVVVPVDERELATDQVRYRWWDDAEWDANGGRGTRDVLAGREGAPIDFSSPYPASVLKLMVGFGVLRLADRGRVDLDAVYDYRPVTPHPVCGGPSAEVVRWHFDEMITKSRNESTCALIKMIHDLGAWDEVNRVFVELGMPTLMVTGTNPENGGRWIGSNMSGLDTAKLLLLVNGGPGTLWTTDAGRRVTRAELSPSARDRFLRSLGDQGHNEMLSTTNWCGREYPVQGIPQKTPPRWIQPDGTVKVGDAVYDRDVRPCDAVAEVAFSHKTGWVDTTGSDAGIVKSLRGKGNRNYIVVAFCNLGTDYVDTHRPADPPGVFPVLYTEKYAELGAAVDRIMKSLR
- a CDS encoding zinc-binding alcohol dehydrogenase: MTRTARALWFTSAGRSAIRPVELPEPGPGDVLVRTLFSGISRGTESLVLRGGVPESQHDLMRAPFQEGDFPWPVKYGYLNVGVVERGPLLGRAVFCLYPHQTHYVVPADAVTPVPDSVPAARAVLAGTVETAVNALWDAKPMVGDRIAVIGGGMVGCAVAALLARFPGVRLQLVDADPERASVAAALGVDFALPDDAVGGCDLVVHASASEAGLAGSLALLAPEGQVLELSWYGDRRVSVPLGEFFHSRRLRVRGSQVGVVARPDRTYSERMALALDLLADPVFDALITGESRFDDLPSVLAGQLPPLCHRVDYGAGHVPA
- a CDS encoding lysylphosphatidylglycerol synthase transmembrane domain-containing protein translates to MTRVWPWLRLLGAVGILVALAVRLGADAFVAGLRSVTGWSVAAALGIGLLTTAASAWRWCVIARRLGLPLTLGAAVSDYYRGLLLNAVLPAGVLGDVHRAVSHGRQAGDLGRGVRAVVFERAAGQVVLVAAVLLTQPVPLDVPGSPVLLVALALPVACLSPRVRRVLRTTWADARAGLLHHRVLPRVVLLSVVALAGHVALFLVAARAAGVTAPTARLVPLLLLALLVMAVPLNVGGFGPREAFLAVAFGAAGLGAAQGLTTGVVYGVLALISSLPGVLALRPQHRQVRPERLDQRRDHVPALVG
- a CDS encoding RibD family protein, with product MTRPYVLLSVAVSVDGYIDDCGAARFPLSNAEDFDHVDRVRAESGAIMVGAATIRRDNPRLLVNSAERRAARVAAGRPEYPVKVTVTGSGDLDPARDFWHCGGDKLVYTAATGAGRARAAVGDLAEVVPLGATVDFGALLDDLGARGVDRLMVEGGASVHTAFLSAGLADEIRMAVAPMLIGQAAAPRFVNPARFPGGPARRFHLEDVTRLGDVAVLRYFPRS